Part of the Trypanosoma brucei brucei TREU927 chromosome 2, complete sequence genome, GAATTCCCTAtcgctcaaatgttttaGTCCTCAGTAACATTCACTTTGCTATTCTATTGGCTCCTGAAACCAATGCCATGATGTACGGATGgctttgtgtgtgggaactgcaataaaaataagaacaataataataattcctTTCACCAATGAGTTTACTATTGGTTGTGAAAGTGCTCTTGGTGTCACTCCATTATTCTTTTTGAGTCCCCAGCTGTTGAGAGCCgctgtattttttatttaaagaGTGATGCACCGTTTTATTCTCCACCCCTTTCAGGTGAATTTCTCCTGCACGGTTGATACTTTCCCATCGTAGAATGTTTCTCAAGGTGTTTCCTTTGTGAAGCTTTGGTTATGCTATAATTAAAGAACACTCAACTCCCTGCTTCAGGGacctgttgttgcatttatttccctttagTTGCTGCAAATTTGTTCACTTGACAAGTTGTAGTGCAATACTTCACTTGACCATATGTGTAACATCGTGTCTCGTTGCTTtataaaaattcaaaaagaacacatcagGTGATATTCTTCTGTTCTTACTTCGTACATTCACATCTCTTCCCGTCAGTTCGGAAACTCCCACACAAACTCACCACTCTGTGAAGATTTGTAATTTCTGTTAGTGATGGGCGTACTGAAGTGGGAATGTTTGGCACTTCAAAAACTAAGTTTTTTAAACTtacaccttccttcttgcaTACAGCTTCAGTGCGAGAGTAAAAGAATAGTTGAGTATTATGAGAAAACATAAGCCCAAAACATTCTCAATGCAAGTtttcaataaaagcaaacgCATTAAGATGGTTTATTGAACACATGCAGTATAATCCCTAGCAAAGGTATTATTCACACCCAATAAACAACTCAAACAAATAACACCACCATACATATCGCAGACATATAAGTTGCACctgcacaaataaataaaggctGCTGTAACTCATCATGTGTAAAATATTATgagcacaaaaacataaatgtcCTTGATCTTCCATGAATGTATAACACAATATTATTTTGCATTATcatcggaaaaaaaatgtatattgatatatatattcagcTAAAAGTCAAGAGTGAGCTCTGGCCTTGTAGAACTGTAAATGCGTGCATGTTCtgatattattgtttcccattttaaaataaagataCTTGCAGATGTGGAGAAACGTCTCCCTTAATGCTTATGATGCACCAAATAATTCTCTCGCAAAGAAAGGAGCGAGCAAATGCTCAGTACACGTGTCCCTATTTGTATCTTTCAATGAAGGTTCTCTTGAgtggagtaaagaaaaaaacaaataaaaagcaagaagtATATGATGTAAGAGATAATACATAATGAAATGACCcaacaagagggaaaggaagttacATGCCTTCACTACagtcatacaaataaagccAGACCCTTCACACTCGTTTTACAATGTTCTGTCGTATCGCTCtgtataaacaaaaaattactaataggaaatggaaatgtaAGAAGAGAGTAAAAAAGTATCAAGTAGCTTGAGGATTATCGACACTCAGCTACGTGGAATGATACGCATCGcaaatttgtgtttgaaatgcTCACCATCCTAATGAACTTACTCGTATGTTACTTAATCCTAGGAAATACTTCTCTGTTCGCTCAAGTTACCTGACAACTTTCCTTCCGCACCCTATGCATTGTTACCACCTCTATTGTTAACtccgttgttattgttacctCTTGCTTTCAATTCAACGTATAGTGCAGTAATGTGGTTACTAAGAGAAACTGAGAATTGACGCACCTCCTGTTCCCAAAACCTTTTTTCACCTTCATTAtcttgtccatcttctctgttGGTCATGCTGCAAGGTTGTGGTTTCGTAATTTTTTCGCTATCAACCCTTTGAACATATATTATTTCCCATACCATATCATTGGAAAAATTGTCCCAACCTTGGAAGTAACTTCGCAAATACCTTTTCATCTTCAATAACCCTCCGACGCTGCAGGGATGTTTATCGGAAATTGTGAATTGTAGTCCCACAAAAGTCTTCTGGttctcaacaaaaaagaacgcaTCAACAACTGGGAAACTCCTTGATTGCGGCTTGTACAATTTCATGTATTGAATTTCAGCTCCAGCTACAATTGGAACATCCTCAGGAACCTCAATCGAAGGACCAATGAGTCTTGGTTCTTGCAGCACCTGCAGCACACTTTGTGGAATTTGATTCCTAGCAAATGAGAGGCCCTGCAACTCCCTTGCCAACTCAATTAGCGTATCCTCATGCGACAGTGCTTCAATGCCACTCTTCTCAAACAGGTGGGCAGTGAGAGCGCGGTTAGACAGCAAAGCAGACATTGCAGCATATTTATTCAGTAACCAAGGTCTCAGAAAGTCTAAAATAGCTTGTCCCGTGTAAGATGAAAGCGGTCTGCAGCGATACGTATCACTCAgaagctcctcctccttcactcGAACAACCCTCACCAACTTGTGTGATGCTTTGTCTGTTTGCCACATAGCTGCGTTTTGGAAAATTTCTGCGTAATCATTCATATATGTATCATTCAATTTGTTAATGTATCCCCGAATTAGTGTCCACTGACTGTCATACGAAACCAAATTACCTATATGACGAAGCAGTGGACCAACGAAAAGAATTCGACCTTGAATTTCTTGCCATTCTCTTTCAATTTTCTCTTTCGCAACTGGAGGACTCCAACCGTAAGCAGGAGCAATTTTCCCCCACCTCGATATGTGTATGGCTTCCAAATCCTTCAATGTATCACAGTTTATGTAAATATGTGAGGCGGTGTTTTGCTTGGACCATTCATGGAATTGTCTAACGTTTGGAGAACTCAAAGCAATACCGGCACAACCAACAGGTGGTTTCACTGGAGCATGATGGTCCTTGTCCACGTCGAATATGAGGTATCCCTTGATATCCTCACCGCTACTCGAATCTCTGACTATTTGCTCAACAACTGTAAATGCATTCTCATAATTACTGTAAAACGTAACATATCCTGCTCGACCACCTATGGGTTTGTGAAACACGTACGCCTTACCCCTCACAACGTATATGATAATCTGAAGTTGACTCGCTTCATAATGCAGTAGTTTGTATAACAGTAGGGATCCCACGGAAAAGGATTTACCAATACCAGGCGTACCAATAACAACATGAAACATCGGATTGATAGCCACTTCACCCATAAGCCACTGGTTAAGCCGTTCCTTAACCTTATGCCACACCCTCAGTGTTTCCCTGCGGATATAAACATCACTATTAAAAACGTACCCCACTCCCTTCTTGTGATTAATATCATAATCATTTGGGTTCTTTTCGAAAGACGTGTATGGCCAACCCACTTGAGATGTGAGTACCGCAATCTCCAAGTTACCGTGACGAGGAAGTGGTTCGTTCATAGTTTTCGGAACGTGACTTACATCAACTTCCTCCTTCGTCCACATGCGCGGCGGTCTTCCATCGAACACTTTCAATCCAAGTGGCTCTTCATCATAGCCCGACATCACATAGCTCCATTTCGCATTGCAAATGGAATCATACAATCCTCTCAGTTCGCTACCATCAGCTGCTAGGACAGCTCGCTTTTCCGCTCTCTTGGCGGCTATCACTGCAGCATCCAACCTTCCCCTCGCCacgggaccaacaaattcccttatttccactgtccccttctcctcccactgacTGAGGGTGctaatttccttttcgtcaAGATACCTTGCTTTCCGCTTCATTTCAGAGAATTGGTTATATAATTCTTTATATTCCTCAAACTCATCAAGCCGCTGTATCCTTTCTAGAATCCTGGCATCCAAAATATAATCCCGTGGGCTTtgaacaaacacatccatggcCACATTCTCTGTGTTATACGTGTTTAAAAACTTTTTCAGCAAAAAGTCATGCAGCGTCATATTACGCAAACCCGCATAATCTTCCAGCAGCACATTCCTCACCTTACTATCCATTGTCCAGTTGGGCCTCTCTTCAGTTCTCTGCCGtatttgtggaggctgagcagcagcaggcggtggcggtacattttcatcccgCGGTCTCCTCACGGCTGCTCCAAAATTATCTGCCACTTGTTGGTTTgcattatttccttgtggagCTGCGGGACTATTTGCCCTTGACATAACTctcttaatattattaacttaacttcctttcctttccttttttctctgaaattataaataactgaagtaaaataatagataagaaaacaatagcGGGTGAACAGTGTAACACAATATCAAATGTAATAGAGGAGGATAATGTTTACTCACTATAGTTTGTataatatgatatcataGTGCATTTGGTATTGAGAGgaaca contains:
- a CDS encoding retrotransposon hot spot (RHS) protein, putative (RHS1: pers. comm. Frederic Bringaud, CNRS/BordeauxII University. Belongs to the RHS family. (PMID:12455980)), translated to MSRANSPAAPQGNNANQQVADNFGAAVRRPRDENVPPPPAAAQPPQIRQRTEERPNWTMDSKVRNVLLEDYAGLRNMTLHDFLLKKFLNTYNTENVAMDVFVQSPRDYILDARILERIQRLDEFEEYKELYNQFSEMKRKARYLDEKEISTLSQWEEKGTVEIREFVGPVARGRLDAAVIAAKRAEKRAVLAADGSELRGLYDSICNAKWSYVMSGYDEEPLGLKVFDGRPPRMWTKEEVDVSHVPKTMNEPLPRHGNLEIAVLTSQVGWPYTSFEKNPNDYDINHKKGVGYVFNSDVYIRRETLRVWHKVKERLNQWLMGEVAINPMFHVVIGTPGIGKSFSVGSLLLYKLLHYEASQLQIIIYVVRGKAYVFHKPIGGRAGYVTFYSNYENAFTVVEQIVRDSSSGEDIKGYLIFDVDKDHHAPVKPPVGCAGIALSSPNVRQFHEWSKQNTASHIYINCDTLKDLEAIHISRWGKIAPAYGWSPPVAKEKIEREWQEIQGRILFVGPLLRHIGNLVSYDSQWTLIRGYINKLNDTYMNDYAEIFQNAAMWQTDKASHKLVRVVRVKEEELLSDTYRCRPLSSYTGQAILDFLRPWLLNKYAAMSALLSNRALTAHLFEKSGIEALSHEDTLIELARELQGLSFARNQIPQSVLQVLQEPRLIGPSIEVPEDVPIVAGAEIQYMKLYKPQSRSFPVVDAFFFVENQKTFVGLQFTISDKHPCSVGGLLKMKRYLRSYFQGWDNFSNDMVWEIIYVQRVDSEKITKPQPCSMTNREDGQDNEGEKRFWEQEVRQFSVSLSNHITALYVELKARGNNNNGVNNRGGNNA